One genomic region from Phycisphaerae bacterium encodes:
- a CDS encoding AAA family ATPase, producing the protein MPEPTKTIGNGRRPGPEDAVGTLQDLQRTALRDLVALSSECAARETAIEEGRRQALQACETESTAARLEIERRREEFQRDLERKHEDWLARITSQHAADLKTLATSEKTSLQQIELEHSTTLKEVKQKYTQAAWLAETVLEATQNQLKAEAKEAESDLATRRRRIAVLEQQGAAWAHMYSQEWPESAVATGPGGEDEENRGRGPKSDHAEGGGAPEAGRTATSFEDLNKAAVEKMEELGSLRLPRFMVGVVPFLIGLILCVAAAGLAQLISGEKSAQWHYMGMAAGAALVISVLATIVLRSKAFAEVRTVLAEAREVVDAAALSVECEYRRGVADREKRKSDATQKRDREVHEAKARFAPLINHATHNYEAALKVVEDERGRLQPRIEERRQQSQAEVEEWWRNSQEELRQGYENEVEAARKSREARITGVEAGYTADRGELTRSWEEGLARIQAPMDEQSTAGGRKFPPWSDTTWNDWLPPRHFASVIRFGELGVDLKQITEDLPRQLALPESFSVPAMLAFPNQASLLIHSGQKGHDQAVQTLQNVMLRLLTSLPPGRVRFTIIDPVGLGQNFAGFMHLADHDEALVASRIWTNADHIEARLADLTEHMETVIQKYLRNEFETIDDYNRQAGELAEPYRFLVVADFPTNFSDVAVQRLNSIAATGARCGVYTLVARDTRQSLPAGTHLDELKFHSVNLVFEDGRFVWDDKVFRRFPLRLDAPPSEDFLTRVLHVVGRYAKEFKRVEVPFEAITPAPDELWSRHSVGDLSVPIGRMGATRLQSLRLGRGVAQHTLIAGKTGSGKSTLLHVLITNLALWYSPDEVEFYLVDFKKGVEFKAYATSELPHARAIAVESDREFGLSVLQRVDAELTRRGTLYRNLGVQDIAAYREASKQPMPRVLLIIDEFQEFFSEDDKLAQDASLLLDRLVRQGRAFGIHVLLGSQTIGGTSGLARSTIGQMAVRIALQTTETDSQIILGDGNTAARLLSRPGEAVYNDAGGLVEGNSPFQVAWLPDERRDEQLARVREQATKLGVRTEPAVVFEGNVPADIAKNDALAKVLWPRFPADETSGETPGPHLPQVSGPPRVWLGDPVAIKEATAVTLRRQSGANLIIVGQQEEAAMATMVAGVLSLVVIHPKDRAVFWLLDGSPADSPLASVLPRMPERLPHAVRLVDYRAVPDAIGELAAECQRRQGSDDPNPPAVYVFVYGLQRYRALRRQEDSFSFSMSGEEKKPQPDRQFADLLREGPALGMHVLTWCDTLAAVERTLDRNSMREFDHRVLFQMSAADSSNLIDSPLANKLGPNRALYYSEEQGVLEKFRPYALPNAEWLAKVSERLKTVG; encoded by the coding sequence ATGCCGGAGCCCACCAAGACAATCGGGAATGGTCGCCGCCCAGGGCCGGAGGATGCGGTCGGTACTCTCCAGGATCTGCAGCGCACCGCCTTGCGCGACCTGGTAGCCCTTTCCTCCGAGTGTGCCGCACGGGAGACCGCGATCGAGGAAGGCCGGCGTCAGGCTCTGCAAGCGTGCGAAACCGAGTCAACGGCAGCCCGCCTGGAGATTGAGCGCCGCCGCGAGGAGTTCCAGAGAGATCTGGAGCGGAAGCACGAGGATTGGCTCGCCCGGATCACCTCTCAGCACGCGGCGGACCTGAAGACCCTGGCGACCTCGGAGAAGACCTCGCTGCAGCAGATCGAGCTCGAGCACAGCACAACCCTGAAGGAAGTCAAGCAGAAGTACACCCAGGCCGCCTGGCTGGCAGAAACGGTTCTTGAGGCAACGCAGAACCAGCTCAAGGCCGAGGCCAAGGAGGCGGAGTCGGACTTGGCGACGCGCCGCCGCCGCATCGCGGTGTTGGAGCAGCAGGGAGCCGCCTGGGCCCACATGTACAGCCAGGAATGGCCCGAGAGCGCGGTCGCGACCGGGCCAGGGGGAGAGGACGAGGAGAACCGAGGCCGCGGCCCGAAGTCGGACCATGCGGAGGGCGGCGGGGCGCCGGAGGCCGGACGGACGGCCACCTCGTTCGAGGATCTCAACAAGGCCGCAGTCGAGAAGATGGAGGAGCTGGGCTCGCTTCGTCTGCCGCGTTTCATGGTCGGCGTGGTACCCTTCCTCATCGGCCTCATTCTGTGTGTGGCAGCTGCCGGGCTGGCCCAGCTGATCAGCGGCGAGAAGTCTGCCCAGTGGCATTACATGGGCATGGCCGCCGGAGCCGCGCTGGTCATTTCGGTGTTGGCAACGATCGTTCTCCGCTCGAAGGCGTTCGCCGAGGTTCGCACGGTATTGGCCGAGGCTCGAGAGGTCGTGGACGCCGCCGCCCTGAGCGTCGAATGCGAGTATCGGCGCGGCGTGGCCGACCGCGAGAAGCGAAAGAGCGACGCGACTCAGAAGCGTGATCGGGAGGTGCACGAGGCCAAGGCTCGTTTTGCCCCGCTGATCAACCATGCCACCCACAACTACGAGGCAGCCTTGAAGGTCGTGGAGGATGAACGCGGTCGCCTGCAACCTCGCATTGAAGAGCGGCGTCAGCAAAGCCAGGCCGAGGTGGAGGAGTGGTGGCGCAACAGTCAGGAGGAGCTTCGACAGGGATACGAGAACGAGGTGGAGGCGGCCCGCAAGAGCCGCGAAGCCCGAATCACAGGGGTCGAAGCCGGATACACTGCGGACCGCGGCGAACTGACCCGTTCCTGGGAGGAGGGCCTGGCCCGCATCCAGGCTCCGATGGACGAGCAGAGCACTGCCGGCGGCCGGAAGTTCCCGCCTTGGAGCGACACGACGTGGAACGACTGGCTCCCCCCTCGTCACTTCGCTTCCGTGATTCGCTTCGGGGAATTGGGCGTCGATCTGAAACAGATCACCGAGGACCTGCCACGGCAACTCGCCCTGCCGGAAAGTTTCTCGGTACCCGCGATGCTCGCCTTTCCCAACCAGGCGTCGCTCCTGATCCACTCCGGCCAGAAGGGCCACGACCAGGCGGTTCAGACCCTCCAGAACGTCATGCTCCGCCTGCTGACCTCGCTGCCGCCCGGCCGCGTGCGTTTCACGATCATCGATCCGGTCGGCCTGGGCCAGAACTTTGCGGGCTTCATGCACCTCGCCGATCACGACGAGGCCCTGGTCGCCAGCCGCATCTGGACCAACGCCGACCACATCGAGGCCCGGCTGGCCGATCTCACCGAGCATATGGAAACGGTGATTCAGAAGTACCTGCGCAACGAGTTCGAGACGATCGATGACTACAACCGGCAGGCGGGTGAACTGGCCGAGCCGTACCGCTTCCTCGTCGTCGCGGATTTCCCGACCAACTTCAGCGATGTGGCCGTTCAGCGGCTCAACAGCATCGCTGCGACCGGGGCCCGTTGCGGCGTCTACACACTGGTCGCTCGCGACACCCGGCAATCGCTGCCTGCCGGCACGCACCTGGACGAGCTCAAATTCCACAGCGTCAATCTCGTTTTCGAGGACGGCCGGTTTGTCTGGGACGACAAGGTGTTTCGCCGGTTCCCGCTCCGGTTGGACGCCCCGCCCTCCGAGGACTTCCTCACACGGGTTCTTCACGTGGTCGGGCGGTATGCCAAGGAATTCAAGCGGGTGGAGGTGCCGTTCGAAGCCATCACTCCCGCTCCTGACGAACTCTGGAGCCGACACAGCGTCGGCGATCTATCTGTGCCGATCGGCCGCATGGGCGCGACCCGTCTGCAGAGCCTCCGGCTTGGCCGCGGCGTGGCTCAGCACACGCTGATCGCCGGTAAGACCGGTTCGGGCAAGTCCACCTTGCTGCACGTGCTGATCACCAACCTGGCGTTGTGGTACAGCCCCGACGAGGTCGAGTTCTACCTGGTCGACTTCAAGAAGGGTGTCGAGTTCAAGGCCTACGCAACCAGCGAACTGCCGCATGCCCGGGCGATCGCGGTCGAGAGCGACCGCGAGTTCGGTCTCAGTGTCCTGCAACGCGTCGACGCCGAGCTCACCCGGCGGGGTACGCTGTACCGCAACCTTGGCGTGCAGGACATCGCGGCCTATCGCGAGGCGTCGAAGCAACCCATGCCCCGGGTGCTCCTGATCATCGACGAGTTCCAGGAGTTCTTCTCCGAGGATGACAAACTCGCCCAGGACGCCAGCCTGCTGCTGGACCGGCTGGTGCGTCAGGGCCGTGCCTTCGGCATTCACGTGCTGCTCGGCTCGCAGACCATCGGCGGCACTTCCGGCCTGGCTCGCAGCACCATCGGCCAGATGGCTGTCCGTATTGCGCTGCAGACCACGGAAACGGATTCGCAGATCATCCTCGGTGACGGCAACACGGCCGCACGTTTGCTCTCCCGGCCGGGCGAGGCGGTCTACAACGACGCCGGCGGCCTGGTTGAGGGCAACAGCCCCTTCCAGGTCGCGTGGCTGCCCGACGAACGACGCGACGAGCAGCTGGCCCGCGTTCGCGAACAGGCGACCAAGCTTGGCGTTCGCACCGAGCCGGCCGTCGTGTTCGAAGGCAACGTGCCCGCGGACATCGCCAAGAACGACGCACTGGCCAAGGTCTTGTGGCCCCGGTTTCCCGCAGATGAGACCTCAGGCGAGACGCCGGGGCCACACCTGCCGCAGGTCTCAGGGCCTCCGCGCGTCTGGCTGGGCGATCCGGTGGCCATCAAGGAGGCTACCGCTGTCACCCTGCGGCGCCAGAGCGGGGCCAACCTGATCATCGTCGGCCAACAGGAAGAGGCCGCCATGGCCACGATGGTCGCCGGTGTCCTGTCTCTGGTCGTGATCCACCCCAAGGATCGAGCGGTTTTTTGGCTGCTGGATGGCAGTCCGGCCGATTCACCGCTCGCCTCAGTTCTGCCGCGAATGCCGGAACGGCTTCCGCATGCCGTCCGGCTCGTTGACTATCGAGCCGTGCCCGATGCGATCGGTGAACTGGCTGCCGAATGCCAGCGCCGCCAAGGCAGCGATGATCCCAACCCCCCGGCCGTCTATGTCTTCGTCTACGGCCTGCAGCGCTACCGCGCCCTCCGCCGCCAGGAGGACAGCTTCAGCTTCTCGATGAGCGGCGAGGAGAAGAAGCCACAGCCGGACAGGCAATTCGCCGACCTGCTCCGCGAGGGGCCGGCGCTCGGGATGCACGTGCTTACCTGGTGCGACACGCTGGCAGCCGTCGAGCGGACCTTGGACCGCAACAGCATGCGCGAGTTCGACCACCGCGTCCTGTTCCAGATGAGCGCTGCGGACTCCAGCAACCTCATCGACTCGCCGCTGGCCAACAAGCTGGGCCCCAACCGGGCCCTCTACTACAGCGAGGAGCAGGGCGTGCTCGAGAAGTTCCGTCCGTACGCGCTGCCCAACGCCGAGTGGCTGGCGAAGGTCTCGGAGCGTCTCAAGACAGTCGGCTGA
- a CDS encoding WXG100 family type VII secretion target yields MAKAHVDPAELRRFALDLNRFNNELQTLMGGLNARLHGLEGSWRDQEHRKFFDAFDQTMKVLAGFLEASQQHVSFLGKKASLIEEYLKQR; encoded by the coding sequence ATGGCCAAGGCCCATGTCGATCCCGCGGAGTTGAGGCGGTTTGCCCTGGACCTCAATCGGTTCAACAACGAGTTGCAGACCCTTATGGGGGGGCTCAACGCCCGCCTTCACGGCCTGGAGGGGAGCTGGCGGGACCAGGAGCATCGGAAGTTCTTCGACGCTTTTGACCAGACCATGAAGGTTTTGGCCGGCTTTCTCGAAGCCTCTCAGCAGCATGTGTCCTTCCTTGGAAAAAAGGCCTCCCTGATCGAGGAGTACCTCAAGCAGCGATAG
- a CDS encoding response regulator — translation MTTQPPISTRPVVQPAIRPLRDGIIVGATLFLTVAMSILGLYARAVDTYTTGMRNGLMRQAEVVASTIDGDLHGTFSDPRQEATAEYERAVASLRKALRSIEELRFVYTLRVTDGQWRFVLDGSPPGDADRDGVEDHSLIGDPYESPDAEMMTAMHERRATCNKEPTVDRWGTAISSYAPIRDSAGRVVGILGMDYGAERYTRELTSMSRTMMCGLLPSLLVSIAAGVGTFVLRAKAARSEARRRTAEDSLRLTQTSVDRASEAVYWISPEGRMVYANETACRSLGYSREELLSFYIWDINPVYVGGEWLKLWQKLRRQGSLLYEGHHQRKDGRAIPVEISADHVEFNGQEFDFATVRDITERKRVEAEMKARTSALKAANYELEAQKEQLRAQQEQLEIYNSELQQAMKAVENANSAKSAFLANMSHEIRTPLTAILGYTELLAEPLANEGERIDYLSTIRRNGEHLLSLINDILDLSKIEAGKMTIERVLCSLPGAIQEVVNLMRMRAEEKGLSLRVNCDTPIPECIRSDPVRLRQILVNLVGNAIKFTDQGSVRIRVGLEDADSPGVRVRIRVTDTGIGMTPAQLGRLFRPFTQADVSTTRRFGGTGLGLTISKRLAEALGGSLEAESVEGQGSTFILDIDPGSLAGAHMLQSVEGIVPPAKAALPAPSQTAPVRAKVLLAEDGCDNQRLISVILHKAGMSVDVAENGRIACQMALQAMAGGASYDAILMDMQMPEMDGCEATRELRQRGYTRPIIALTANVMKQDRKRCMDAGCNDFATKPIDREALIEAVRRHIPSPAAIPVRDTETGRAAVER, via the coding sequence ATGACGACGCAGCCACCCATTTCCACGCGCCCGGTCGTCCAACCGGCCATTCGGCCGTTGCGCGACGGCATCATCGTCGGGGCTACGCTGTTCCTCACCGTGGCGATGAGCATTCTCGGACTCTACGCCCGGGCCGTGGACACTTACACGACGGGCATGCGGAACGGCCTGATGCGGCAGGCCGAAGTCGTGGCCTCAACCATCGACGGCGACCTGCACGGCACCTTCTCCGATCCCCGACAGGAGGCCACAGCCGAGTACGAGCGTGCGGTCGCATCCCTGCGGAAAGCACTCCGGAGCATCGAGGAGCTCAGATTCGTTTACACCCTCAGGGTCACCGATGGACAGTGGCGGTTCGTCCTGGACGGTTCACCGCCGGGTGACGCAGATCGCGACGGTGTGGAAGACCATTCATTGATCGGCGACCCCTATGAGAGCCCCGATGCGGAGATGATGACCGCGATGCACGAAAGAAGAGCCACGTGCAACAAGGAGCCAACTGTCGATCGGTGGGGAACGGCGATCAGCAGCTACGCGCCTATCCGCGACTCCGCGGGTCGGGTGGTCGGCATCCTCGGCATGGACTACGGCGCAGAGCGGTACACCCGCGAACTGACCTCCATGTCGCGGACCATGATGTGCGGGCTCCTGCCGTCGCTGCTGGTGAGTATCGCGGCCGGCGTGGGGACCTTCGTATTGCGGGCCAAGGCCGCCCGCTCGGAGGCCCGCCGCCGCACGGCCGAGGACAGCCTTCGGCTGACTCAGACCTCGGTAGACCGGGCATCGGAGGCGGTCTACTGGATCAGCCCGGAGGGCCGGATGGTCTATGCCAACGAGACGGCCTGTCGATCGCTGGGTTACTCGCGCGAGGAGCTTCTGTCTTTCTACATCTGGGACATCAACCCGGTCTACGTGGGCGGTGAGTGGCTCAAGCTCTGGCAGAAACTCAGGAGACAAGGCTCGCTCCTGTACGAAGGACATCATCAGCGCAAGGACGGTCGGGCCATCCCGGTCGAGATCTCCGCCGATCACGTCGAATTCAACGGCCAGGAGTTCGACTTCGCCACGGTGCGCGACATCACCGAGAGGAAGAGAGTCGAGGCGGAGATGAAGGCCAGGACCTCGGCCCTCAAGGCGGCCAACTATGAACTAGAGGCCCAGAAGGAGCAACTTCGGGCTCAACAGGAACAGCTGGAGATCTACAACTCCGAACTCCAGCAAGCCATGAAAGCGGTCGAGAACGCCAACTCTGCCAAGAGTGCCTTTCTGGCCAACATGAGCCACGAGATCCGTACCCCGCTGACCGCCATTCTCGGTTACACTGAGCTGCTCGCGGAGCCGCTCGCGAACGAAGGCGAGCGGATCGACTATCTGTCAACGATCCGGCGCAACGGCGAACACCTGCTGAGCCTGATCAATGACATCCTGGATCTCTCGAAGATCGAGGCGGGCAAGATGACCATCGAACGCGTGCTCTGCTCGCTGCCCGGGGCCATTCAAGAGGTGGTCAACCTCATGCGCATGCGGGCCGAGGAAAAGGGCCTGAGCCTGAGGGTCAACTGCGATACGCCGATTCCGGAATGCATCCGGTCGGATCCCGTTCGACTCCGTCAGATCCTGGTCAATCTGGTGGGCAACGCGATCAAGTTCACCGACCAGGGCAGCGTTCGGATCAGAGTCGGACTGGAGGACGCCGATAGCCCGGGCGTCCGGGTCCGCATCCGCGTCACTGACACCGGAATCGGCATGACTCCTGCGCAGTTGGGCCGCCTGTTCCGCCCCTTCACCCAGGCGGACGTCTCAACCACCCGGCGGTTCGGCGGCACGGGTCTGGGGTTGACCATTTCCAAGCGACTCGCCGAGGCGCTCGGCGGCAGCCTCGAGGCTGAGAGTGTGGAGGGACAAGGAAGCACTTTCATCCTCGACATCGACCCTGGCTCGCTGGCCGGGGCTCACATGCTCCAGTCCGTCGAAGGCATCGTGCCGCCCGCGAAGGCGGCCCTGCCGGCCCCCAGCCAGACCGCTCCGGTGCGGGCGAAGGTCCTCCTGGCCGAGGACGGCTGCGACAACCAGAGGCTGATCTCGGTCATTCTCCACAAAGCAGGGATGTCCGTCGACGTCGCCGAGAACGGACGCATCGCCTGCCAGATGGCCCTGCAGGCCATGGCCGGCGGCGCGTCCTACGACGCCATCCTCATGGATATGCAGATGCCCGAGATGGACGGCTGCGAGGCGACCCGCGAATTGCGTCAGAGAGGCTACACCCGGCCGATCATCGCCCTGACCGCCAACGTGATGAAACAGGACCGCAAACGGTGCATGGACGCCGGCTGTAACGACTTTGCCACCAAACCGATCGACCGCGAGGCCCTGATCGAAGCGGTCCGACGGCACATCCCTTCCCCAGCAGCCATACCCGTCCGCGACACCGAGACCGGACGCGCTGCGGTGGAACGTTAA
- a CDS encoding response regulator codes for MAKLLIVDDEETYRTQLSMILTAEGHEVWTARSGREAIDVGHSCRPDVLVADWRLTEGTSGLRVAETLCQADPRLRVIMMTGYSADDLQVHLKSADFHILEKPFGVEDLLGVVQQALPRKAEQPGSSE; via the coding sequence GTGGCCAAGCTACTGATTGTCGACGACGAGGAGACGTATCGCACCCAACTCTCAATGATCCTCACCGCCGAGGGCCATGAGGTATGGACCGCGCGCAGCGGCCGGGAGGCAATCGATGTCGGACACTCGTGCCGTCCGGACGTCCTCGTCGCCGACTGGCGACTGACCGAAGGAACCTCGGGACTGCGCGTGGCCGAGACCTTGTGCCAAGCGGATCCCAGGCTGCGCGTCATCATGATGACCGGCTACTCGGCGGACGATCTGCAGGTGCATCTGAAGTCAGCCGATTTTCACATTCTCGAGAAACCGTTCGGCGTGGAAGACCTCCTCGGCGTGGTCCAGCAGGCCCTTCCCCGGAAAGCTGAACAGCCGGGTTCCTCCGAATAG